TGAAATTCTAGGACCAACACTGTGCGGGTTGGTCCTTGGTCCTAAGAGTTTTTGGTCGGTCCAACCCTGGACTAAccctgtatattatattatattatattatattatattatattatattatttataattctcTTATATATTCAAACCCAAGTAAAATGtctgttatattatattatattgaaaTGTTCTATCAATAGTACTAATAGTAATTTCAATTTAAAACTTTTGTTGAGTATTAATTAAGTGTCGTTTGTTTTGTTTTCAGGTGTTTAGAAGTTCAAGTGAATTAACAAGATATGAAATTATATATACATGGTTTATATTAAGTATTTTGAACTTTTTATGATTTAATTGTATTTTACTAATGAATTTTAGCTGCACTTTGCTTTTCAATTTGTGTCAAATGGTATAAGTTTTTGAAGAGTAGAGTAGTACTGCAGTTGCTACGGTGATTTGCTAGTCAAGTGGTGTGAAACTCACTTTTTGGTTGAGTGGACTCTACATGATCAAATGCAGGAAAACGCTTTTGCATATGATGTTATGAATATTAAAGATAGATGATTACAAGAACTTTCCATCTTGTCCCATATCTCGATGAGCGGTTAGCATGTACGAAATTTCTATTATTGTGTCATCTTAAATTTGCTAAATATGTATTGGTATTTATAGTTTAATTGCATAATGTCACATTATTGATGGATGTGTAATTTGAATTTGTAAGTTTGCTTTTTTAGAGAGTACAAAAAATAAGACGAAAAAAATTATAGATCGGTCTCGGGTTGACCCTGGAATCGGACCGAACCCATTGGGTTAGTCCGGTCCTTGGTCCCAGACTCAATAGGGTCGGTTCTCGGTCCTAAAAATTGAGGACCGACACTGTACGGATGAGTCCTAGGGTTAGGGGTGGCCTGGATCAACCCGGACCATGCTCACCCCTAATCCAACCCACACAATGCTCAAAGATGGCTTACAGATTGATGTTATCTCTCTTTTCTTTACTCTTTGtttgtttcttttcttttattttctattttctattttttatttaattttcccTTCCTTGGTCGTGGTTTCCTTCCTCACTGAAACTCCTCTTTTCTACGTTCTCTTCTTTGCCGAGAACGACACCATAGATCTCTCTTGAAGAAACGCCACCGCTAAAACTCGCCAACCACGACCCACGATCAACGAAATCACTACCCACAATCAACGAGATAAGGCTTCATGGGAGACGATCTATGTAAATAGTGATCAAAACAATGATACACGAGATTTGGATATAGCGAAGGCAGTGGCTGTTTTACTGCCTCAAgggcattttatcaaacacctaggGTGTGTCGGCTCAAGACAGCCCGGACAAGAATAAAACTTGAAATTAGATCAAAACTTAATGCGAATGGCAGGGAATGCTCAACATCAACAAAGGACAGCATAAGCGAACTCGAAACGCACCCCTCGACTCAGTAACCCATGCAAAAAGTGTGAGAGAACAGGACAAGAGCAGGGCACCCAAAAAAAAGGTTGGCGGGGTCCCTACCCAACTCGGAGGTAGCAAACGATGGACGAGATCAATAGATCGGATTACATCCGGTCGCCTTGCACGCCCCCGAGCCGGCATCCTTAGGAAGTCAACACGGGTGGTTGAACCAAAAACCGGACAACTCACTGGAAAAACTTGAAATCGAGGAAAGGGAAGCCGCGGCTTGATGGTTTTGGCTAGGAAGCGCAACCTATTGTCGGGGATGGCTAAGCGACGCTCGGCTGAGGTGGATTCTGCGTCTCCCTCTTCCCGATCACTCTCCATTTCTCCCCCTCTCGTTCCCTCAAGCTCTCTCCCTCCGAAATCAGAACCTCCCTCAATCCTTGGAACCTCGCCTTTTTAAGCTTGGCCAATGACAGGTGTGCATGGCTTCTGCCATCGCCAACCTGTTGTGGCCGGACTAATCCCCAACTCAGGATCACGCTACAACCTGCTGCTCCCTTATCTTTGTACCTTCGTCGCTCTTCCCTTTTTGCAGAAGGCAGTGAGCAGCATGAAggggggaagaagaagaagaggcgtTTGGGCTAGGCGCCGAAGAGGGCCAGGCAAAGAATGGGGGGGAGAGAAGAAAAAGGCAAGAGACAAGGAAAGAAGGGCTGGGCCCGGCTTGGCCCTAGCCCAATCtcattggaatttttttttttaaatagttctTTCAATTAATTTTCTATTTTTTTCTCTTTTAATGAAATGACTCTATTACTACTAATGCAAATGCTCCTAATGTCTATATGCCATGCAATTCAATGGAAATTATTTTTTTGGCTAGGATTTAAAAATTATTTCCTAATTTTTTTATGTGATTAAGTCATaagtaaaatgataaaatttagGAGCCAACAAAACCAACATGAAGTGctattttttatttcttattttacgAAAATGGAAAATTTAAATCCTAAGACTATAATGTGATCCAAtgagttagtattaatattaaactaTGTGCAATGCGGATGATGCGCGTAGCATAATTACTAAAGCTATCTACGTGATACATAATTCTAAATTTCCTAGCATTGTATAACATAAGCCTAATAACCCTAGGTCTACACACAAtctatatgaaaactaaataaaaaAATTGTGGATTTTATTTATGAAAATTATGCACTAACCTGAATCTATATGGATTCTAATGCTAACATGTCCTCAAGCCTATACACGTATGGCCCTAAATATAAAAGTAATGCACTCTAAACTCTAAACATGCATGATATAGTTATGTGCAATGACAATATATGAATTAATCACATCATTAATAACATACTTGATCATAGCAATCCACGCAAGACAATAGTGGGTTAGACCTTAGTGTGTAAAGGTCCAAAAGCCGAATATGCCTGGGTCAATGGAAGGAAATAATCGAACTGAAATCACTTAAAAATTGGTGGGAATGGTAAAATGAGAATTTCTAACCCGAAGTTTAAGGCACTTGTTGAACCAGACTGAGATATAAGTATAAAACATAAATAAAATATTATCTCACacgataattataatatattttctCACACCACAGACAAAACACTCAAAAGCTGACTAGCTATTACAAGGACACATCCACAACTCTTTTATTTTTTCTCTCCCTCACATATGAGcaacctctcttttctctctagctaGGGAGAGGTTTTCTATCGATCTCAGGAGGTGTTGAGTTGTTGACAACTCAATAACCAAAACCAAAATATTTATCATATTTCGACAGGTCTAACGATATGGATGGGAGACAGTGCACGCAACCGCTCCGCCCAATAGAGTTTTCAAGAAGTAAAAGCAGCAATGTCAGGGTCTTGCTCAAGAAGAACCTTCTCCTCTTGGCTTAGTACGATCCATGCATCGATTCCACCCTCAGATTTACTATCAAGGAGAATAATCTTGCGGAGAGGCACGCATGCGCTGCTCACCAAGTCCGGTCACCCCCAACCAAAATCGATGTCGTAGAATGGGAAACCACACCAGCTTGTAAAGTTCACCACATTCTCTTCTTCACTGTTCATCCCCTCCTCGTATTCTCTTACAGAATCCTTCACCATATCCATACACATCTCTGTGTCTGCTATGGCTGCGAACCTTGCCTTCACATTCGCAAACATATCGTGGATCATCTTCAAAATCGCTTCGAAATCCAGGCTGCTCTGACTCATCGTGTGTCGGGCGACGACCTTGGTGATGACGTTACCGAACGCATTTGTCGGTATGGGTAGATTGACTCTCCCACGCAAGTTCAAGTTCTGGTAAACGACAAGGGGCCTTAGGCGCCCGTGTTTCGCTCGATCCATAGTTACGAATGCCTTACATAACAGTGCGGACACAGCCTCCACTCTCGATATCCTCATATTTTTAGGGCCAGCTAATTTCAATCTCGATAGGGCCGCACCACTGAATAAGAACCGATTCATCGTGAGTTTTACTCCAGCAAGAAGTGGAGGGTTAATAAATACCCCCGACCTCTTCACCGGGAATAGAGAGGACATCTGGAAATACGGTGAGGCTAATTCGTGGATTCCGCTCCTGCACGCGGTTGCCCATGAGT
This genomic interval from Rutidosis leptorrhynchoides isolate AG116_Rl617_1_P2 unplaced genomic scaffold, CSIRO_AGI_Rlap_v1 contig72, whole genome shotgun sequence contains the following:
- the LOC139885045 gene encoding acetyl-CoA-benzylalcohol acetyltransferase-like, with product MKIEVQSKKLIKPSAPTPNHSRKLNISGIDEIMSSLYHGFLFYYQANGENHEDDICQRLRLLEESLSDTLMIFYPLAGRYVEEELFIDCNDQGVEFVHAKVNGQLDQLLHGEFDTDLLGRLSEFRVGPAGNPLVVIQVNVFECGGLVISLRSCHKLGDMAAMATFMNSWATACRSGIHELASPYFQMSSLFPVKRSGVFINPPLLAGVKLTMNRFLFSGAALSRLKLAGPKNMRISRVEAVSALLCKAFVTMDRAKHGRLRPLVVYQNLNLRGRVNLPIPTNAFGNVITKVVARHTMSQSSLDFEAILKMIHDMFANVKARFAAIADTEMCMDMVKDSVREYEEGMNSEEENVVNFTSWCGFPFYDIDFGWG